The window TGACATCAACATTTACCTTACGGATTACAATCCCGATCCGCAAGAGGACAAGTACAAGGCCAAGTTGATTGCCACGAATCGCTCCGACGTGCGGTTCGAGGACAACCGCTGGGAATTCGGGTTACGCGCACCGGTCGCCCTCCGCGCGAATCAGTACGACGCCTTCAAGAGCACCATTGAGTTCTACGTCTGGATGCTGATGGGCACGGAATACGACAAGCTGGAGAAGCTCGGCGGTCGTCCGTATTATGACAAAGCGCGACAGATTTACTTGCAGAGTTCCGGCACGATATACTACTTCGGCTGGGACAAGCGCTATGACTTGCTGACACAATACGTGTCCGACGACAACGAGACGGCGCGCGAGCTGGCGTTCTTTTACGATACCGGGATCTTCTACGATGCGGAGGGTGACACGGCATCCGCGAAGAGCTATCTCTACTATGCACTCGTGAAGCTGCAGAAGGTCACGATTGCCGCGCAGGAGAAGTTCCTCGAGCAGAATCACCGGGCGCTGGCCGAAGCGTTGGCGCGGTCGGGCTATGCGAAGGGGGTTCGGTCGTTGGCGGCGATGGACCCGGCACACCGGGAGGTTTATGACGCCATCGTGCCGGAGGAGGGAGCCAAGTAGAATATAGGCAAACTGATAGAGTTTGTCAAGGGAACCTGACCCCGGTTTCCCGCTTATCCAAAAAGGCGAATCCGGCCACACCCATCCGCAGGTGTTCCGGACTCGCCTCTTCTCAGTTCAGGAGAAATCTCTGGGCTCTCCCCGCGCGACGGGTCTTCGGCGGGGGGTCGGTCACATCTTCCGCATCAATCCGATTACTCGGCCGAGAATGCGGAAGCCGGGGGTGCCGCGCTCGACGACGATGGGATTGAAGTACCGGTTGGCCGGTTCGAGCACGATGCGCTCACCCTGCGGCTTGAAATATTTGACAGTTGCCTCTTCTCCGATCAGCGCGACCACGATGTCACCGGCGTTGGCGGTACTCTGCGGTTTGGCGAAGATGACATCCCCCTCGAGGATTCCCGCGTCTTTCATGGAATCGCCTCGTACCCGCAGCGCAAACGTATCATCCGACGTCGCCACCGTACGGTCCACACGGACGTGCGCCTCGATATTCTGTTGTGCCAGCAGCGGGTATCCGGCGGCCACCCGGCCAAGGATCGGTACCTCCCGGGTCTCATCTTCGAGAGGCATGCCTCCGCCGGTTCGAGCCGTGAGTTCGATGCCACGCGAGAGCATTGGGCTGCGATTCAGGTAGCCCTTTCGCTCGAGCGTATCGAGCAGATAGCGAACCCCGTTGGTGCTGCTAACTCCAATAATTGCACCTATTTCACGCAGTGTCGGCGGACGCCCCTTGGACTTGATCTCCATCTGGATAAAGGCCAGGGCTTTCGACTGCTTTTCGGTAAGAACGTCTGACATGTTTCTCCTCGGTCATTTCTTCGAGCCTGAACAAATATACAGCACTTATGTTCAGAAGTCAAGTCCGATCGCCATAATTTTTGATATGGAGAGGTACACTTAGTTGGTGCAGACCGTCCTCCCATTGACAAGCGGGTGTTTCCGCAGTATGTTATGGTGTGAGTTCGGCGAGTCTGATAGACGAGCGTTGATAGATGGCAGATGATAGATGAGGCCGAAACGACGAACGCGGAACGATGAACGATGGCCCAACCGTAGGGGATGATTGCATCTCCCGGGTGGCCGGAATCAGTCCACCGAGGAATTGACATTATCCACATGAACAGTGGTTTACGTATTTAAAAAACATTTCTCTTGCTCTTGCGAACAAAATTACGTATATTGTATTGATTCAGCCAGACGCTTTGGCTGAAATGTGTCCAACCCAAAGTGCAGAATGAGTCGGTTTCCGCAGTTCACGGCAGGTCAAATCGTGCCCTAATTCCTTGATTGGATTGGGTTAGACGGGTTTGTTTGGTCAAAAAACATTTTCGCGACGTATTCATTCTGCATAATAACTACTCGCTTTACATCACACCCTGACCGGTAGGGCATCCACACATGCGATCCGTCATCTCCGTTCTGCTGCTTGCGCTGCCTCTGCTCGCCGCCCCTCCGGCCCCCCCGCCTTCGATCTTCTTCGTGGCGAACGAAGGCCAGTGGGACGAGCCGTTTGCCTTCAAGCTGAGCGCGGGAGGCACGACGTACTTTGTCACCGAGCAGGGCTTGACTATCGACATCCGGCAGTATGACCGGCAAGAGCATGTCTCTCCTTCTGGTCTCCCCCCATATCCTATGGGGGGACTACGGGGGGAGGAAGAGCCCCAGCCAGTATCAGTCCGTGGGCATGTCCTGAAGCTGAACTTCGTCAATCCGGTCTCCCCCCACTCTGTGGGGGGACTAAGGGGGGTTGACAAGCTGGCGAGCTACTCTAACTACTTTCTGGGCAGAGACTCCTGCAGGTGGCGGAGCCGGGTCGGGCATTATCAGCGCGTGATGGCGAAGAATGTGTGGCCGGGGATTGACGTGGAGTTCGTGGCTGTAGGGGCCGCGTCCGCGACCGGCCCGGGGATCAAGACGAACTACCATGTCCATCCCGGCGCAGATGCATCGCAGATTCAGATTGAGTATGAAGGGCTCGATGCGTCGTTGCGAGTGGACGGATCAGGCGATCTGGTGCTCGCAACTTCGCTTGGTAACCTCAAGGAGCAAGCACCGTGGGCGTATCAGATTGATGGCCGTCAGCAGCGCGATGTGGGTGTGCAGTTCGCCGTGATGAACGAGCATCGCTACGGCGTCATAACTTCTTCCATCGACGCGAGCAAGGAATTGGTGATTGATCCGCTGATTTACAGTACGTACTTCGGCGGGAACTCCTGGTTTGAAGGCGGGATTCTAGCGCTTGCCCTCGACAGGTTGGAACAGCCAGTGGTGGCTGGCTATACGTCGGCAATTAACTTTCCGACAACCCCTGGAGCCTATCAGACTCAGTTGTCATCAGACTCGAGCGACGCCTACGTAACAAAGTTCGATGTGG is drawn from candidate division KSB1 bacterium and contains these coding sequences:
- the lexA gene encoding transcriptional repressor LexA, with amino-acid sequence MSDVLTEKQSKALAFIQMEIKSKGRPPTLREIGAIIGVSSTNGVRYLLDTLERKGYLNRSPMLSRGIELTARTGGGMPLEDETREVPILGRVAAGYPLLAQQNIEAHVRVDRTVATSDDTFALRVRGDSMKDAGILEGDVIFAKPQSTANAGDIVVALIGEEATVKYFKPQGERIVLEPANRYFNPIVVERGTPGFRILGRVIGLMRKM
- a CDS encoding DUF4835 family protein, coding for MNSLRPHFLAMLVLLLGIVGSGSSAFAQLIDPKVTIDMTKLPEEAHAKLTGLDSLISAYLRAQEWAGDEYNYDFAIDINIYLTDYNPDPQEDKYKAKLIATNRSDVRFEDNRWEFGLRAPVALRANQYDAFKSTIEFYVWMLMGTEYDKLEKLGGRPYYDKARQIYLQSSGTIYYFGWDKRYDLLTQYVSDDNETARELAFFYDTGIFYDAEGDTASAKSYLYYALVKLQKVTIAAQEKFLEQNHRALAEALARSGYAKGVRSLAAMDPAHREVYDAIVPEEGAK